One window of Chitinophagaceae bacterium genomic DNA carries:
- a CDS encoding deoxyhypusine synthase, with protein sequence MSERNGSVTAFMKHHYRHFNAAALMDAAKGYDKHLTEGGKMMITLAGAMSTAEIGLSLAEMIRQDKVQIISCTGANLEEDLMNLVAHTHYKRVPHYRDLSPQDEWNLLEDGFNRVTDTCIPEEEAFRRLQKHIYKIWKEAEEKGEKYFPHEYMYKMLLSGVLEQYYEIDPKNSWMLAAAEKNIPIIVPGWEDSTMGNIFASYCIKGELQSTTVKSGIDYMVWLSEWYRNNSSGKGVGFFQIGGGIAGDFPICVVPMMYQDLEWHDVPFWSYFCQISDSTTSYGSYSGAVPNEKITWGKLDINTPKFIIESDATIVAPLIFAYLLGW encoded by the coding sequence ATGTCTGAGAGAAATGGATCTGTTACAGCGTTCATGAAACATCATTACCGTCATTTTAATGCTGCTGCATTGATGGACGCAGCTAAAGGATATGATAAGCATTTAACAGAAGGGGGGAAGATGATGATTACTTTAGCCGGTGCTATGAGTACTGCTGAGATAGGCTTGTCACTGGCTGAGATGATTCGACAGGATAAAGTTCAAATTATATCGTGTACCGGAGCAAATTTAGAAGAAGATCTGATGAATTTAGTTGCCCATACGCATTATAAAAGAGTGCCTCACTACAGAGATTTAAGTCCTCAGGACGAATGGAATTTACTTGAGGATGGGTTTAACAGAGTAACGGACACTTGTATTCCGGAAGAGGAGGCATTCAGACGGCTTCAAAAGCACATCTATAAGATTTGGAAAGAAGCTGAAGAAAAAGGCGAAAAGTATTTCCCTCATGAGTATATGTATAAAATGTTATTATCGGGAGTTTTAGAGCAGTATTATGAAATTGATCCTAAAAACTCATGGATGCTGGCTGCTGCTGAGAAAAACATACCTATAATAGTTCCCGGCTGGGAAGATTCAACTATGGGCAACATCTTTGCATCCTATTGTATTAAAGGGGAGCTGCAATCTACGACCGTAAAGAGCGGAATAGATTATATGGTATGGTTATCAGAATGGTATAGAAATAACAGTTCCGGTAAGGGTGTTGGCTTTTTCCAGATAGGAGGAGGAATTGCCGGCGATTTTCCTATTTGTGTAGTGCCTATGATGTACCAGGATTTAGAATGGCATGATGTTCCTTTTTGGTCTTATTTCTGCCAAATATCTGATTCTACTACCAGTTACGGGTCTTATTCAGGAGCTGTTCCCAATGAGAAAATAACATGGGGAAAGCTTGATATTAATACACCTAAATTCATAATAGAATCTGATGCAACTATCGTAGCGCCCTTGATTTTTGCTTATTTACTCGGTTGGTAA
- the pdxH gene encoding pyridoxamine 5'-phosphate oxidase — MDELREYIRKNRIDYGKDSLSENNIPSNPIDLFKKWFIEAAEKKIKDANAMAVSTVNANGKPSSRIVLLRNFDENGFVFFTNYNSRKGKEIDVNKSVCLLFFWAELERQVRIEGIIRKQTEKDSDDYFNTRPKESQISAWASPQSQKVEDRNFLENKHNEYKEKFESSRVPRPEFWGGYIVIPESIEFWQGRSGRLHDRICFEKTSMNEWSKSRLAP; from the coding sequence ATGGACGAATTAAGAGAGTATATAAGGAAAAACAGGATTGATTACGGAAAAGACAGTTTGAGCGAAAATAACATCCCTTCAAACCCTATAGATTTATTTAAAAAATGGTTTATAGAAGCTGCTGAAAAGAAAATAAAAGATGCAAATGCTATGGCGGTATCTACAGTAAACGCTAATGGAAAACCGAGCTCAAGAATTGTACTTTTAAGAAATTTTGATGAAAATGGATTCGTATTCTTTACAAATTACAACAGCAGAAAGGGAAAAGAAATTGATGTAAATAAAAGTGTTTGTTTGTTATTTTTTTGGGCTGAACTGGAGCGACAAGTTCGCATAGAAGGAATCATCCGAAAGCAAACTGAAAAAGATTCTGATGATTATTTTAATACCAGACCAAAGGAAAGCCAGATAAGTGCATGGGCATCTCCTCAAAGTCAAAAAGTCGAAGACAGAAACTTTTTGGAAAATAAACACAATGAATATAAAGAGAAATTTGAAAGTAGCCGGGTTCCGAGACCTGAATTTTGGGGAGGCTACATAGTTATACCCGAAAGCATTGAATTTTGGCAGGGACGATCCGGCAGACTCCATGATCGTATTTGCTTTGAAAAAACAAGCATGAATGAATGGAGTAAATCCCGCTTAGCTCCTTAA
- a CDS encoding S9 family peptidase, whose translation MKHIFFLAFIFSMIVLFTIEANSQNRIERGNLVLENIPDEVPIEIKNRLQQYQNTRGAAFRDWTQDGGMLIGTRFGETAQVHYVAKPKGARQQITFFDNAAMGASVNPADSENGFIFRMDADGNENFQLYYFDKISGKVQLLTDGKHRFSGGYWDNNGEYFYYNGTPRNGRDYDIFRASLKNPEDIEVIFEGTGYWGGGDISPDNNYKLIFNYLSANESYYYILNLNTNEKVQINPDSEKTAYGTAMFSHDNQGLFIVSDQNHEFRTLHYYSITEKEMVPISHNIPWDVTAFDISHDGKKLAFVTNENGFSVLYTLDTRTKRFRKNENIPPGIITSMKFHPNKLNLAMTINTPTSPSEVYVLDYKKKETVQWTIGEVGGLDTETFVIPEIITYPTFDKVDGKTREIPAILYKPKGEGPFPVLIDIHGGPESQARPYFNPITQFTLNELGIAVIYPNVRGSSGFGKTYLTLDNWEKREDAVKDIGKLIDWIDSQSDLDNNRIAVTGGSYGGYMSLASLIHFNDRLKAGICIVGITNFVTFLENTESYRRDLRRVEYGDERIPEMRAFLEEISPLTRADEIKSPLFIAHGLNDPRVPASEAEQMVSAVNENNGNVWFMLAKDEGHSFRRKSNRDFFTELRTMFLIEYLLNE comes from the coding sequence ATGAAACACATATTCTTTTTAGCATTTATTTTTTCAATGATTGTATTGTTTACAATCGAAGCAAATAGCCAAAATCGTATTGAAAGAGGCAATTTAGTTTTAGAAAACATCCCGGATGAAGTCCCCATCGAGATTAAAAACCGTTTACAACAATATCAAAACACACGTGGTGCAGCTTTTAGAGATTGGACGCAGGATGGCGGCATGTTGATTGGAACCCGTTTTGGAGAAACAGCCCAAGTTCACTATGTTGCAAAACCAAAGGGAGCCAGACAACAAATAACCTTCTTTGATAATGCAGCTATGGGTGCAAGTGTAAATCCGGCTGATAGTGAAAATGGTTTTATCTTCAGAATGGATGCCGATGGTAATGAAAATTTTCAGTTGTATTATTTTGATAAAATTTCCGGTAAAGTACAACTTCTAACCGATGGCAAACATCGGTTCAGTGGTGGCTATTGGGACAACAATGGAGAATATTTTTATTATAACGGGACCCCCAGAAACGGTAGAGATTATGATATTTTCAGGGCAAGTTTGAAAAATCCGGAAGATATTGAAGTTATATTTGAAGGAACGGGCTATTGGGGAGGAGGGGATATTTCTCCTGACAATAACTATAAACTCATTTTTAATTACCTTTCCGCAAATGAATCCTACTATTATATTTTGAATTTAAACACTAATGAAAAGGTTCAAATTAATCCTGACAGTGAAAAAACAGCATACGGAACTGCAATGTTTAGCCACGACAACCAAGGGTTATTTATTGTAAGTGATCAAAATCACGAATTCAGAACATTGCATTACTATAGTATTACTGAGAAAGAAATGGTACCCATTAGCCATAATATCCCCTGGGATGTCACTGCTTTTGATATTAGTCATGATGGGAAAAAACTGGCTTTCGTAACAAATGAAAATGGCTTTAGTGTATTGTATACCTTAGATACCCGCACGAAACGATTTCGAAAAAACGAGAATATACCTCCGGGCATAATCACATCCATGAAATTTCACCCAAATAAGCTTAATTTAGCTATGACAATCAATACACCTACCTCACCAAGCGAAGTCTATGTTTTGGATTATAAAAAGAAAGAAACAGTCCAATGGACGATTGGAGAAGTTGGAGGATTAGATACTGAAACATTTGTTATACCTGAAATCATTACATACCCTACATTTGATAAAGTAGATGGAAAAACCAGAGAAATTCCTGCAATTTTATACAAACCTAAAGGAGAAGGTCCTTTTCCTGTGTTAATTGATATTCACGGCGGGCCGGAATCACAAGCAAGACCATATTTTAATCCTATTACGCAGTTTACATTAAATGAGTTAGGTATAGCTGTTATTTATCCAAATGTAAGAGGATCTTCGGGCTTCGGAAAGACTTATCTTACACTTGACAACTGGGAAAAGAGAGAAGATGCCGTTAAAGATATCGGGAAATTAATTGATTGGATAGATAGTCAAAGTGACCTTGACAATAATAGAATTGCTGTAACAGGTGGTTCTTATGGAGGGTATATGTCTTTAGCTTCATTAATACATTTCAATGACAGGCTGAAAGCCGGGATTTGCATAGTTGGTATCACAAATTTTGTCACTTTTCTCGAAAATACTGAATCTTACAGAAGAGACCTGAGAAGAGTTGAATATGGTGATGAAAGAATTCCTGAAATGAGAGCTTTTCTTGAAGAAATTTCACCACTTACAAGAGCGGATGAAATCAAAAGTCCTTTATTTATTGCTCACGGATTAAACGATCCCCGCGTTCCGGCTTCTGAAGCAGAACAAATGGTTTCGGCCGTTAATGAAAACAATGGAAATGTTTGGTTCATGTTAGCCAAAGATGAAGGACATTCTTTTAGAAGGAAATCCAACAGAGATTTTTTCACCGAATTAAGAACGATGTTTTTAATAGAATACCTTTTAAACGAATAA
- a CDS encoding thioredoxin codes for MRHFKIPIFFLFSFFFTSTLFAGNSAVENKGINFFNGTWEEVLEEAKKQNKPIFVDAFAVWCGPCKWMDSNVFPQEEVGDFYNANFINYKYDMEKGKGRDFARKYRVNAYPTFVYIKPNGETVHKTMGAKPPKVLIEEGQRALQIFNASR; via the coding sequence ATGAGACATTTTAAAATCCCCATATTTTTTCTTTTTTCTTTTTTCTTTACATCTACCCTATTTGCCGGGAACTCAGCTGTAGAAAATAAAGGTATAAACTTTTTTAACGGAACCTGGGAAGAAGTTTTAGAAGAAGCCAAAAAACAAAATAAACCTATTTTTGTAGATGCATTTGCTGTTTGGTGCGGTCCATGCAAATGGATGGACAGCAATGTATTTCCTCAGGAAGAAGTAGGTGATTTCTATAATGCCAACTTTATAAATTATAAATATGATATGGAAAAGGGCAAAGGCAGAGATTTTGCCCGTAAATACAGAGTAAATGCATATCCTACTTTTGTGTATATAAAGCCAAATGGAGAAACTGTTCATAAAACAATGGGAGCTAAGCCGCCAAAAGTGCTTATTGAAGAAGGTCAAAGAGCACTTCAAATTTTTAATGCTTCCAGATAA
- the murI gene encoding glutamate racemase — MKTSQPIGIFDSGIGGLTVASDISKYLPNEDIIYFGDTAHLPYGDKSTQTIQSYSKRIVEFLLEKKCKAIVVACNSASSMAFDFLAENFSEKCLLFNVIDPITDSIIKNKSIKKVGVIGTKATIYSGIYENILKEHRSDLVVASLSTPLLAPMVESGYFNNKISRTIIENYLKYPDFENIDGLILACTHYPLIKNDIKKVVGNNIQLFDSTDFLADQLKENLSKNKILNTSKTKGKTSFFVSDWTESFAETASIFYGKEIKLELAQIFRNSKNEIF, encoded by the coding sequence TTGAAAACGAGTCAACCTATTGGGATTTTTGATTCAGGTATTGGTGGACTTACCGTAGCAAGTGATATATCAAAGTATCTGCCTAACGAGGATATTATTTACTTTGGAGACACAGCGCATCTTCCATATGGAGATAAATCAACTCAAACGATACAATCATACTCTAAAAGAATAGTAGAGTTTTTACTTGAAAAAAAATGTAAAGCCATTGTGGTAGCATGTAACAGTGCTTCTTCAATGGCTTTTGACTTTTTAGCAGAGAATTTTTCCGAAAAATGCTTACTATTCAATGTTATTGACCCAATTACAGACAGTATTATTAAAAATAAAAGCATTAAAAAAGTTGGCGTAATCGGCACTAAGGCCACCATCTATTCAGGTATTTATGAAAATATTTTAAAAGAACATCGTTCAGATTTGGTAGTAGCTTCTCTGAGCACCCCCTTACTTGCACCAATGGTTGAATCCGGCTATTTCAATAACAAAATAAGCCGAACCATAATCGAGAACTATTTAAAATATCCGGACTTTGAAAACATAGACGGTTTAATTCTTGCTTGTACTCACTACCCTCTAATAAAAAATGATATTAAAAAAGTTGTAGGGAATAATATACAACTTTTTGATTCTACTGATTTTTTAGCTGATCAATTAAAAGAAAATCTGAGTAAGAATAAAATTTTAAACACTTCCAAAACAAAAGGAAAAACTTCTTTTTTTGTCTCAGACTGGACGGAAAGCTTTGCTGAAACAGCCTCAATATTCTATGGAAAAGAGATTAAACTTGAACTTGCCCAAATTTTCAGAAACTCAAAAAATGAAATCTTTTAG
- a CDS encoding OmpH family outer membrane protein: MTRLFSLLLILGLLFTGMSTTTAQAPKFGHINSMELLSVLPGVRQADQQLEAFAKQLEEQNKNMLREYQTKAEEYQSREAMMLDAVKEVKLREISDLEQRIVAFQENAQRRLENKKEELYGPLLEKADDAIKAVAREHGYTYIFDTSSGALLHAEQSDNILPLVRQKLGL, from the coding sequence ATGACAAGGTTATTTTCATTATTGCTAATTTTGGGACTGCTTTTCACCGGTATGTCTACAACTACAGCACAAGCACCTAAATTCGGACATATTAATTCAATGGAATTACTTAGTGTTTTGCCGGGTGTTAGACAAGCTGACCAACAGTTAGAAGCTTTTGCTAAACAATTGGAAGAGCAAAACAAAAACATGCTTAGGGAATATCAGACCAAAGCGGAGGAATATCAAAGCCGTGAAGCAATGATGTTAGACGCAGTGAAAGAAGTAAAACTTCGTGAAATTTCAGATTTAGAGCAACGGATTGTTGCCTTTCAAGAAAATGCACAAAGAAGACTTGAAAACAAAAAAGAAGAACTTTACGGTCCGCTTTTAGAAAAAGCTGATGATGCTATCAAAGCAGTTGCCAGAGAACATGGTTACACTTATATCTTTGACACGAGCTCTGGAGCTTTATTACACGCAGAACAATCTGATAATATTTTACCTCTGGTAAGACAGAAATTAGGACTTTAA
- a CDS encoding OmpH family outer membrane protein has product MKKLTLIAVLFLFGVTSIMAQRFAYVDTEYILKNIPEYNDAQKKLDDAAEQWQQEIRAKYENIERLYRSFQSEQVLLTDDMKRQREEEIMKKEREVKEFQRSKFGPEGELFQKRQSLVKPIQDKVYDEIQKLAAARNYDFIFDKSGGVTMLHANTRYDQSDVIIRALGYTPSN; this is encoded by the coding sequence ATGAAAAAGTTAACTCTAATTGCCGTTCTGTTCTTATTTGGTGTTACTTCTATAATGGCACAAAGATTTGCCTATGTTGATACTGAATATATATTGAAAAATATTCCTGAATATAACGATGCACAAAAAAAGTTGGACGATGCCGCTGAGCAATGGCAGCAAGAAATACGTGCTAAATACGAGAATATTGAAAGACTTTACAGAAGCTTTCAATCGGAGCAAGTACTTTTAACTGATGACATGAAACGTCAGCGGGAAGAAGAAATCATGAAAAAAGAAAGAGAAGTTAAAGAATTTCAAAGAAGCAAATTTGGTCCTGAAGGGGAATTATTTCAAAAAAGACAGTCTTTAGTGAAGCCTATTCAGGATAAAGTCTACGATGAAATACAAAAATTAGCTGCTGCCAGAAATTATGATTTTATCTTTGATAAATCCGGTGGAGTAACCATGTTACATGCCAATACCAGATATGACCAAAGTGATGTAATCATAAGAGCATTAGGCTATACTCCATCAAACTAA